In Sandaracinaceae bacterium, a genomic segment contains:
- a CDS encoding FHA domain-containing protein, whose translation MKQSSQPPPSSRARLTPPWQTDLLAEWLRDLGQDTVSKRLGKLVLLSELGDVDLEGSRWSFSTGVRRPSERPAAPIDLGKALVHPLAKRSSTFFPGVLLLGRSSNNDVVIPHSSVSKLHARLRAEKDGFWVEDAGSQNGSAIDGEPIRKPVFAVAGDLLRFGDLNFQLVDARILMRSLSRA comes from the coding sequence ATGAAGCAGTCGTCCCAACCGCCGCCCTCCAGCCGCGCACGCCTCACGCCGCCCTGGCAGACCGATCTGCTCGCGGAGTGGCTCCGCGACCTCGGCCAGGACACCGTGTCGAAGCGGCTGGGCAAGCTCGTGCTGCTCTCGGAGCTCGGCGACGTGGACCTCGAGGGCAGCCGCTGGAGCTTCAGCACTGGCGTGCGTCGGCCGAGCGAGCGGCCCGCCGCGCCCATCGATCTGGGCAAGGCGCTCGTGCACCCCCTCGCCAAGCGGAGCTCGACCTTCTTCCCGGGCGTGCTCCTGCTCGGCCGCTCCTCCAACAACGACGTGGTGATCCCTCACTCGAGCGTCTCGAAGCTGCACGCGCGCCTGAGGGCGGAGAAGGACGGCTTCTGGGTCGAGGACGCGGGCTCGCAGAACGGCTCCGCCATCGACGGCGAGCCCATCCGCAAGCCGGTGTTCGCGGTTGCCGGTGACCTCCTCCGCTTCGGCGACCTCAACTTCCAGCTCGTCGACGCGCGGATCCTGATGCGCTCCCTCAGCCGCGCATGA
- a CDS encoding universal stress protein translates to MKRVLVAVDGSAGASRATHFAARLARSTGASIELVHVYDAPTATYLGLEALTRDDLVQKSAEIGKGSFDAAEAVIEKRVPTTHYVAIGHPAEEIVYRAKDIDADLIVLGSRGLTPVERILLGSVSKRVLQLADRPVTIVPV, encoded by the coding sequence ATGAAACGCGTCCTCGTCGCAGTGGACGGGTCCGCCGGCGCGAGCCGCGCGACCCACTTCGCGGCTCGCCTCGCGCGGAGCACCGGGGCCTCGATCGAGCTCGTGCACGTCTATGACGCGCCGACCGCCACGTACCTCGGGCTCGAGGCGCTCACCCGGGATGACCTGGTGCAGAAGAGCGCCGAGATCGGCAAAGGCAGCTTCGACGCCGCCGAGGCGGTCATCGAGAAGCGCGTGCCGACGACCCACTACGTCGCCATCGGTCACCCGGCGGAGGAGATCGTCTACCGGGCCAAGGACATCGACGCCGACCTCATCGTGCTCGGATCGCGAGGGCTCACCCCCGTCGAGCGCATCTTGCTGGGGAGCGTCTCGAAGCGGGTCCTCCAGCTCGCCGATCGCCCGGTGACGATCGTCCCGGTCTGA
- a CDS encoding PilZ domain-containing protein, with the protein MKERRRFVRAQPQPDYSITVHSGDRELGVLDVSVGGFGVSESDLPVGGELPLRIELPRGASIEARAEVRYVHAAGAGLSLVDPSADVTRALGAYVGELLERGAVLRP; encoded by the coding sequence GTGAAAGAACGACGACGCTTCGTGCGGGCCCAGCCGCAGCCCGACTACTCGATCACGGTGCACTCCGGAGACCGCGAGCTGGGCGTCCTCGACGTCAGCGTCGGCGGCTTCGGCGTGTCCGAGAGCGATCTCCCGGTCGGCGGCGAGCTGCCGCTCCGCATCGAGCTGCCGCGGGGCGCGTCCATCGAGGCGCGGGCCGAGGTCCGCTACGTCCACGCGGCCGGCGCGGGGCTCTCGCTCGTGGACCCGAGCGCGGACGTGACCCGGGCCCTCGGGGCGTACGTCGGGGAGCTCCTCGAGCGAGGCGCAGTGCTGCGCCCTTGA
- a CDS encoding medium chain dehydrogenase/reductase family protein, translating to MDEALAVVVHRAGSYDALRLETAPLRAPRRDEVQIDVRAAGVNYADVIVRMGLYASAKQLVGWPITPGFEVAGVVRAVGEGVDDLAPGDRVMGVTLFGGYASAVVVPRHQVFALPEGLSFEQGASMPAVFMTAWFALCFLAHPRPADRALVHSAAGGVGGSLVQLLKRMDCEVVGVVGGAHKVEAARALGCDHVIDKSSEDLWARAERLSSRGYDLVLDANGVSTLKASYDHLRPAGKLVVYGFASMLPKTGGRPSYLKLAADYLRTPRFNPLELTQSSKSVLAFNLSFLFDRDDLLAEAMRDLAAWLRDGSFRPLETTAYPLSKVADAHRDIESGRTVGKLVLVP from the coding sequence ATGGATGAGGCGCTCGCGGTCGTCGTCCACCGCGCCGGGAGCTACGACGCGCTCCGGCTCGAGACGGCGCCGCTGCGCGCGCCGCGCCGAGACGAGGTGCAGATCGACGTGCGCGCCGCGGGCGTCAACTACGCCGACGTCATCGTGCGCATGGGCCTCTACGCGTCCGCCAAGCAGCTCGTGGGCTGGCCGATCACCCCGGGCTTCGAGGTGGCCGGCGTCGTCCGCGCGGTAGGGGAGGGCGTCGACGATCTCGCGCCCGGCGATCGCGTGATGGGCGTGACCCTCTTCGGCGGCTACGCGTCGGCCGTCGTCGTCCCGCGCCACCAGGTCTTCGCGCTCCCGGAGGGGCTGAGCTTCGAGCAGGGCGCGTCGATGCCCGCCGTGTTCATGACGGCCTGGTTCGCGCTGTGTTTCCTCGCGCATCCGCGCCCAGCCGATCGGGCGCTCGTGCACAGCGCGGCGGGCGGAGTCGGCGGGAGCCTCGTGCAGCTCCTGAAGCGCATGGACTGCGAGGTCGTCGGCGTCGTCGGGGGCGCGCACAAGGTCGAGGCGGCGCGCGCGCTCGGCTGCGATCACGTGATCGACAAGTCGTCGGAGGATCTCTGGGCGCGGGCCGAGCGGCTGTCCTCGCGCGGCTACGACCTCGTGCTCGACGCGAACGGCGTCTCCACCCTGAAGGCGAGCTACGACCACCTCCGCCCCGCCGGCAAGCTCGTCGTCTACGGCTTCGCGAGCATGCTCCCCAAGACGGGCGGCCGCCCGAGCTACCTGAAGCTCGCCGCGGACTACCTGCGCACCCCGCGCTTCAACCCGCTCGAGCTGACGCAGTCGAGCAAGAGCGTGCTCGCCTTCAACCTGAGCTTCCTCTTCGACCGCGACGACCTGCTCGCCGAGGCGATGCGCGATCTCGCCGCCTGGCTGCGCGACGGCTCGTTCCGCCCGCTCGAGACCACGGCCTACCCGCTCTCGAAGGTGGCCGACGCCCACCGCGACATCGAGTCGGGCCGGACCGTCGGCAAGCTCGTGTTGGTCCCGTAG
- a CDS encoding AAA family ATPase: MGTLKRDLAQGADEIRETHISWVFLCGDSVYKVKKPVSLGFLDFSTLEKRRQACEAEVELNARLAPEVYRGVVPVIVVDGEHRFGEQASAGEGQVVDWAVHMRRLRDEDRADCRLEKDALEVTHVDRMAETIARFHADCRADEETGRYGEPASIAGNVRENFDQTHDAIRRLLREEEADAIETYQLQFLEKHAGLFMERVRAGRVRDGHGDLRLEHFYFEGDDPAQAAVRVLDCIEFNERFRYADVASDLSFLSMDLAWHGRVDLAERLLATYARETSDFDLYRLVDFYESYRGYVRGKVATMLAGDEEAPSDARERAEREARRYFLLALAMERRPLLEPTLVAVGGVIATGKSTLADHLGAALGAPAINTDRIRKHMLGARPTDRLYEGSWSGAYDPEFTERVYDEVRRCARVVVESGRPVILDASFRSAAMREDAKALAASLGVPFRFLECRADPDVCRARLKVRDQQTTVSDGRLEIFDDFLAKWEPVTELSPDEHVVVDTERPMRELLEQLRRHVPMWPEGLTE, from the coding sequence GTGGGAACGCTGAAGCGAGACCTGGCGCAGGGCGCCGACGAGATCCGGGAGACTCACATCTCGTGGGTCTTCTTGTGCGGCGACTCGGTCTACAAGGTGAAGAAGCCGGTGTCGCTCGGCTTCCTCGACTTCTCCACCCTCGAGAAGCGACGCCAGGCCTGTGAAGCCGAGGTGGAGCTGAACGCGCGCCTGGCCCCGGAGGTCTACCGCGGCGTGGTCCCCGTGATCGTCGTCGACGGGGAGCACCGCTTCGGCGAGCAGGCGTCCGCCGGCGAAGGGCAGGTCGTCGACTGGGCCGTGCACATGCGGAGGCTGCGCGACGAGGACCGCGCCGACTGCCGGCTCGAGAAGGACGCGCTCGAGGTCACGCACGTCGATCGCATGGCCGAGACCATCGCGCGCTTCCACGCCGACTGCCGCGCGGACGAGGAGACCGGCCGCTACGGCGAGCCGGCGTCGATCGCGGGGAACGTGCGCGAGAACTTCGACCAGACCCACGACGCGATCCGGAGGCTGCTGCGGGAAGAGGAGGCCGACGCGATCGAGACCTACCAGCTCCAGTTCCTCGAGAAGCACGCGGGCCTGTTCATGGAGCGCGTGCGGGCGGGACGCGTGCGCGACGGTCACGGCGACCTGCGCCTCGAGCACTTCTACTTCGAGGGCGACGACCCAGCGCAGGCGGCGGTGCGCGTGCTCGACTGCATCGAGTTCAACGAGCGCTTCCGCTACGCCGACGTCGCCTCGGATCTCTCGTTCCTCTCCATGGACCTCGCCTGGCACGGGCGCGTGGACCTCGCCGAGCGCCTCCTCGCCACCTACGCGCGTGAGACGAGCGACTTCGACCTCTACCGCCTCGTCGACTTCTACGAGAGCTACCGCGGCTACGTGCGCGGCAAGGTCGCCACCATGCTGGCGGGAGACGAGGAAGCGCCGAGCGACGCGCGAGAGCGGGCCGAGCGCGAGGCGCGCCGCTACTTCCTGCTCGCCCTCGCGATGGAGCGCCGCCCGCTGCTCGAGCCGACCCTCGTCGCGGTCGGCGGCGTGATCGCCACCGGCAAGAGCACCCTCGCCGACCACCTCGGCGCCGCGCTCGGCGCGCCGGCCATCAACACCGACCGCATCCGCAAGCACATGCTCGGCGCCCGGCCCACCGACCGCCTGTACGAGGGATCCTGGTCGGGCGCGTACGACCCCGAGTTCACCGAGCGCGTCTACGACGAGGTCCGCCGCTGCGCGCGCGTCGTCGTCGAGTCGGGCCGCCCCGTGATCCTCGACGCCTCGTTCCGCAGCGCCGCGATGCGCGAGGACGCCAAGGCGCTCGCCGCGTCCCTCGGCGTCCCCTTCCGCTTCCTGGAGTGCCGCGCGGACCCGGACGTCTGTCGCGCGCGGTTGAAGGTGCGCGACCAGCAGACGACGGTCAGCGACGGGCGCCTCGAGATCTTCGACGACTTCCTCGCGAAGTGGGAGCCCGTCACCGAGCTGAGCCCCGACGAGCACGTCGTCGTCGACACCGAGCGCCCCATGCGCGAGCTGCTCGAGCAGCTCCGCCGACACGTCCCGATGTGGCCCGAGGGCCTGACCGAGTGA
- the serB gene encoding phosphoserine phosphatase SerB: MNTPAQRALVSVTGPDHLGITAALTEVIAAHRAELLDIEQVVVQRQLTLCVLVSLPSGALEGDPLIGALRAVTAEMGLDLQVRALGAPETEEARAPRYAVTAIGDGLGASGVNALSTALASHGANIEWIRRLSTHGLTSLEIICALPGREHAVALRRSLIEAVEGRDIDVAVQRETLTRRSKRLVVMDMDSTLIQVEVVDELARLHGVADAVAVITRRAMEGELDYEASLRERVRMLAGLRFADVRELARNLPLQTGARDLVRVLHTLGFRTAVISGGFEVAAQAVKDELGLHYAYANRLEVKDGVLTGEVLDPVVTPSRKADLLDAIAQQESIALEQTIAIGDGANDLLMLERAGLGIAFHAKPALKQAADTSLSAGGLDRVLYLLGLHARDVNELLNG; encoded by the coding sequence ATGAACACTCCCGCGCAGCGCGCTCTCGTGAGCGTCACCGGTCCCGATCACCTCGGCATCACGGCCGCCCTCACGGAGGTCATCGCGGCCCACCGCGCGGAGCTGCTGGACATCGAGCAGGTCGTCGTGCAGCGGCAGCTCACGCTCTGCGTGCTCGTCTCGCTCCCGTCGGGCGCGCTCGAGGGAGACCCGTTGATCGGCGCCCTCCGCGCGGTCACGGCCGAGATGGGGCTCGACCTCCAGGTCCGCGCGCTCGGCGCGCCCGAGACGGAAGAGGCCCGCGCGCCGCGCTACGCGGTCACCGCCATCGGCGACGGGCTCGGGGCGAGCGGGGTCAACGCGCTGTCGACCGCGCTCGCGTCCCACGGCGCCAACATCGAGTGGATCCGTCGCCTCAGCACGCACGGGCTCACCAGCCTCGAGATCATCTGCGCGCTCCCCGGGCGCGAGCACGCGGTGGCCCTGCGCCGCTCGCTCATCGAGGCGGTGGAGGGGCGAGACATCGACGTCGCCGTCCAGCGCGAGACCCTCACCCGTCGCAGCAAGCGCCTGGTGGTGATGGACATGGACTCCACGCTCATCCAGGTGGAGGTGGTGGACGAGCTGGCGCGCCTGCACGGCGTGGCCGACGCCGTCGCCGTCATCACCCGGCGCGCGATGGAGGGGGAGCTCGACTACGAGGCGAGCCTGCGCGAGCGGGTCCGCATGCTGGCCGGGCTGCGCTTCGCCGACGTGCGGGAGCTGGCGCGGAACCTCCCCCTGCAGACCGGCGCGCGCGACCTCGTGCGCGTGCTGCACACCCTGGGCTTCCGGACCGCGGTGATCAGCGGCGGCTTCGAGGTCGCGGCGCAGGCGGTCAAGGACGAGCTCGGGCTGCACTACGCCTACGCCAACCGGCTCGAGGTGAAGGACGGCGTGCTCACGGGCGAGGTGCTCGACCCGGTCGTGACCCCGAGCCGCAAGGCCGACCTGCTCGACGCGATCGCGCAGCAGGAGAGCATCGCGCTCGAGCAGACGATCGCGATCGGCGACGGCGCGAACGATCTGTTGATGCTGGAGCGCGCCGGGCTCGGCATCGCGTTCCACGCCAAGCCCGCCCTGAAGCAGGCGGCGGACACGAGCCTCAGCGCGGGCGGGCTCGACCGCGTGCTCTACCTGCTCGGGCTGCACGCGCGCGACGTGAACGAGCTCTTGAATGGATGA